One segment of Rickettsiales bacterium Ac37b DNA contains the following:
- a CDS encoding Serine/Threonine kinase has protein sequence MLEEQELNMNIQDNNHEYSKYPIKKSNIIDVLKEEYLICCLEFIPELSNIFCKAYKVKRNNSDNTNLYALVYTKSLPLRLSVIDNLKHNPINNIISPIDYGIVKISETNMEQFVVILEKPSIISLDEYSKEHGPFSAEFITDIILIPICQILQVLHSFGIVHGNINPKNIYIDTDNKKIVLGDCVNGNTGFAQNIIYESLERAECNPMITKGDGAEHTDYFALGVTCLYLFFGHDFNVTESDDLVNQRFMYGSYKIYTRGRSIAMSIRPLIKGLVNDDLETRWQFQEIMDWYNRKQLSVVDNEDIDSNHNIMFNNNYYPNLRSLAYNMHQNWEKAKAFLKEEVLLKWLEMNSKSQQVVKLEKLLKPKIYGTGTGDKDEIIIKALCILDQYAPIRLQDCAVSLDALGVLIAYALSEKANSYVDNIRRIINMSIWNEFTELDYTEEKARELLMHLSRAKYAINKPGIGFGVERCLYELNPNLPCQSPLIAEEYITSVYELLLCIEKKAEQSSTFVIDRHIAAFLAANLGMDQRLNYKDYNKVSKRFLDHDAITILIMMAIAQEKYKIYKLSNLSAIVVEMLLPLLEMVGNYKRRQALHNNLNNQIPRGDFIKLLNIIIDTSYLELDRKEMELAEQQLASINEQIKELHDEKQCYVKGYKLGLKLCAVLSYLSCAITFIILIITKF, from the coding sequence ATGCTTGAAGAACAAGAGTTAAATATGAATATTCAAGATAATAATCATGAGTATAGTAAATATCCTATAAAGAAAAGCAATATAATCGATGTTCTTAAAGAAGAATATCTAATTTGTTGCTTGGAATTTATCCCGGAACTTAGCAACATTTTTTGTAAAGCTTATAAGGTTAAGCGTAATAACTCTGATAATACTAATTTATATGCATTGGTATATACTAAGTCCTTACCCCTTAGATTATCAGTAATTGATAATTTAAAGCATAACCCAATAAATAATATAATATCGCCAATAGATTATGGAATAGTAAAAATCTCAGAAACTAATATGGAGCAATTTGTAGTTATATTAGAAAAACCTAGTATCATTAGCTTAGATGAATATTCTAAAGAACATGGTCCTTTTAGTGCAGAATTTATTACAGATATAATTTTAATACCTATATGTCAAATATTACAGGTTTTACATTCCTTTGGTATAGTACACGGTAATATAAATCCAAAAAACATCTATATAGATACTGATAATAAAAAGATTGTACTGGGAGATTGTGTGAATGGTAATACTGGGTTTGCACAAAATATTATATATGAGTCTTTGGAGCGTGCAGAATGTAATCCTATGATTACTAAAGGAGATGGAGCGGAACATACCGATTATTTTGCATTAGGAGTAACGTGCTTATATTTATTTTTTGGTCATGATTTTAATGTAACAGAGTCTGATGATTTAGTTAATCAGCGTTTTATGTATGGCTCTTATAAGATTTACACTCGAGGTCGCTCTATAGCAATGTCTATTAGGCCTCTCATTAAAGGGTTAGTAAATGACGATCTGGAAACACGTTGGCAGTTTCAAGAAATTATGGACTGGTACAATAGAAAACAATTAAGTGTGGTAGATAATGAGGATATAGATTCAAATCATAATATAATGTTTAATAATAATTATTATCCTAATCTTAGATCATTAGCATATAATATGCATCAAAACTGGGAAAAAGCTAAAGCTTTTCTTAAAGAGGAAGTGTTACTAAAATGGCTGGAAATGAATTCTAAAAGTCAGCAAGTAGTAAAATTAGAAAAGCTTTTAAAACCTAAAATATATGGTACTGGTACTGGCGATAAAGATGAAATTATTATCAAAGCTTTATGTATTTTAGATCAATATGCACCTATTAGATTACAAGATTGTGCGGTATCATTAGATGCTTTAGGAGTGTTAATAGCTTATGCTCTCTCCGAAAAGGCCAATAGTTACGTAGATAATATACGTCGTATTATTAATATGTCTATTTGGAATGAATTTACAGAACTAGATTATACAGAGGAAAAAGCACGTGAGCTTTTAATGCATTTAAGCAGAGCGAAATATGCCATAAATAAACCAGGTATAGGTTTTGGTGTAGAAAGGTGTTTATATGAATTAAACCCTAATTTACCTTGTCAAAGTCCTTTGATAGCAGAGGAGTATATTACTTCAGTATATGAATTATTATTATGTATAGAAAAAAAAGCCGAGCAATCTAGTACATTTGTTATAGATAGGCATATAGCTGCTTTTCTTGCTGCAAATTTAGGGATGGATCAAAGATTAAATTATAAAGATTATAATAAAGTTAGTAAAAGATTTTTAGATCATGATGCAATTACAATTTTGATTATGATGGCTATAGCTCAAGAAAAATACAAGATTTATAAGCTTAGTAATCTATCTGCAATAGTTGTAGAGATGTTATTACCTCTATTAGAAATGGTAGGTAATTATAAAAGAAGGCAAGCATTACATAATAATCTAAATAATCAAATACCTAGGGGTGATTTTATAAAATTGCTCAACATAATTATTGATACATCTTATTTAGAACTTGACCGGAAAGAGATGGAGTTAGCTGAACAACAATTAGCATCTATCAATGAACAAATAAAGGAGTTACATGATGAAAAGCAATGTTATGTGAAAGGATATAAATTAGGGTTAAAATTATGCGCTGTATTATCATATTTATCCTGTGCGATTACGTTTATAATCTTAATTATTACAAAATTTTAG